The window AAAAGCTTTGCAACTGCAAAAGCAGCCGCAAAAAGAACTAAGCGTATTTGAAAAAACGAAGGTCAAACTTACAGCCTTGTTTGCTGCGGGGAAAAAAAGAAAGACTCTCAATGACGACACCACAATACAGGACAATACCCTGGGGTAGGTATAGTCGTTTTTCGCAATAATATTGATATGTTTTTAATCGGTTTGAGCAGCAGATATTTTTTGTTTGCTGTAATTTTCAACCTAAACAATAGTAATTACACTAGATACCTCATGCGTTTCTCTGTCTATCAAGAAAGTCATATCGGTGGCCGTAAGGTCAATCAGGATCGTATGGGTTATAGCTTTACCCGTGATGTCATCCTGTTGCTGCTGGCCGACGGTATGGGCGGTCACATTATGGGAGAAATGGCAGCGACGATTGCGATGCAAACAATCGGTAATTTATTCCAGCAAAATGCCCACCCAATGATAGGACGGCCGGAGCGGTTTTTGGAAGACAGTTTTTTCGCTGCGCACCAAGAAATACATCGCTATCGAGAGATGCACAATCTGCCCGAAACACCACGCACAACAATCGTTGCCTGCCTGATTCAAAATGGCTATGCTTACTGGGCGCATTGCGGCGATTCGCGCTTGTACTGGATGCGCCAAGGGCAAATCCTATTGCGTACCAAGGATCATTCACGGCTCGAGACATTGATCGCACAAGGCAAGGTTGATCCGTCAGAGCGCCATACTCATCCTGATCGTAATAAGCTATTTAACTGCTTAGGTGCGCCAAATGCGCCGATTGTGGAGCTATCGCGCAGAGCGACATTGCAAGCTGGTGACCTGCTGTTTTTGTGTTCAGATGGTTTATGGTCGGTACTGCCAGATCATATGCTCGCGCAACGTTTGAACGACCACACGATCGTGCGGGCTGTACCGGAATTGATTCGGTCTGCCGTCGATATCGCTGGCAAACAAAGCGATAATGTGACCGCATTGGTGATGATGTGGGAAGGCGATGATAAGCTTGAAGATTCCTCGATTATCTCCACTAATACTTTGCCTATAGGCTCAGTCACAACGACGATACAAGCACCACCACCTGGCGAGGCAGACAATGCCGAGGCCGACGCGTTTAATGAGGTGGAAATAGAAAAGGCGATTGCAGAAATCCGCAACGCAATTCATAAATCGTCTCGCGTGACAACCAAGCCCTGATGGAATTTGTCGCTAACTTGGCCTTAATCCTAGTTATATATTTTCTTAAATTTCACTCAATTTTTATTTACTACTATGCCTCAATCAAATCGTCCTAGCGGACGCTCGGCCAATGCCCTGCGTCCTGTCGTCATTAATCGTCACTTCACCAAACATGCCGAAGGTTCGGTATTGATTGAGTTTGGAGATACGCGTGTTATTTGTACCGCTAGTATTGAAGATAAAGTGCCTGGTTTTTTAAAAGGTAAAGGGCAGGGCTGGATGACTGCTGAATATGGCATGCTGCCGCGTTCAACACATACTCGCATGGATCGTGAAGCCGCCAAAGGCAAGCAATCCGGACGCACGCAAGAGATACAGCGCCTGATTGGTCGTTCCTTACGCGCAGCGTTCGATCTGGAGGCCTTTGGTGAGCGCACCTTGCATATCGATTGCGATGTAATTCAAGCCGATGGCGGTACACGTACGGCCGCGATCACCGGCGCCATGGTGGCGGCTTATGATGCTTTTTCAAAACTGGTGGAGCGCGGTGCGATTGCCGCCGTGCCGGTCAAACATTTTGTGGCAGCGATTTCTGTCGGTGTGTATCAAGGGATGCCCGTGTTAGACCTGGACTACCCCGAGGACTCTTCTTGCGACACCGATATGAATGTCGTCATGACAGACCAAGGTCAGTTTGTTGAAGTGCAAGGCACGGCTGAAGGTGTGGCATTTGATCGCGCTACCATGGATTGTTTGCTCGATTTAGCGCATGAAGGTATTACGGATTTAATCGCATTGCAGAAACAGGTATTAGGCTTGTTATAGTCAGCGGAGTCTCGATTTTATTGATGTAAATATAGAGGGAGATTTAATATACTCCCCCTTATTTTTATAGAATATGCCTTATTGTCCAGTAATTATCTGGACGATTAAGATATACTCATGATGAGTATATTTTTTAGAATTGCTCGCACCTCCGATTTAAATGTTATCAGACCCTCCTCTGAAGATGTTTTATCTTAGTAAAAAAATCGTAAAATGAATGCCAAAAAAATTGTCTTAGCCTCGAATAATCAAGGCAAACTCAAAGAGTTTTTCCACATATTGTCGCCACTAGGCATCACACTGCGCGCGCAATCTGAATTTGATGTGCCCGAGGCTGAAGAACCGTATTTCACCTTTATTGAAAACGCCCTCACCAAAGCTAGGCACGCTGCCAAATTGACGGGTTTGCCCGCTTTAGCCGACGACTCAGGGATTTGTGTAAATGCGCTACAAGGTGCGCCCGGTGTGTTTTCTGCCCGGTTTGCAGGTGAACCTAAATCCGATCAGCGCAATAACGCGCACTTGATCAGCCAGCTTGCCACCTCAAACGACAAGTCGGCTTATTACTATTGCGTGCTGGTTTACGTGCGTTCAGAACATGATCCGCAGCCGGTCATTGCAGATGGGCTTTGGCATGGCGAGATCGTGGCAGAGCCAAAAGGTAATAATGGTTTCGGCTATGATCCGCATTTTTGGATAGCGGATTTAGGTAAAACAGTGGCAGAACTCAGTCCCGAACAAAAGAGCCAATGGTCGCATCGCGGGCAAGCTTTGCGTGTGCTGCTAGAGAAGTTACGATGATCCCGATTAAGCCTATTCAACTACTGACGCCTAAGAAAAAAACCATCGATCTTTCTTCCGTGCCGCAAGATGTCGTTAGTCATTTTTTGGGAGCAGGACAGTTTAATTTTACTAGTCTGCCCCCACTATCGCTATATATCCATTTTCCTTGGTGTGTCAAGAAGTGTCCTTACTGCGACTTCAATTCGCACGAGGTAAAAAGTAGTTTTGATGAAGCCCTTTATCTGGACGCCGTACGTGCTGATTTAGAGGCGGCCTTGCCTCTGATTTGGGGGCGTAAGATTTACACCATTTTTATTGGTGGCGGCACGCCTAGTCTGATGTCGGCAGCAGGTTTGGATCGCCTGATGTCGGATGTCAGAACGCTGTTGCCAATTGACGGCGCGGCTGAAATTACAATGGAAGCCAATCCGGGGACGTTTGAGGCTGAAAAGTTTCGCTCTTATCGCCAAAGCGGTATCAACCGTTTATCGATTGGTATTCAGAGTTTTAATTCACGGCATCTGCAATCGCTGGGGCGCATTCATGATGGCGATGAGGCTAGGCGCGCTATCGATATCGCACAACGATATTTTGATAATTTTAATCTTGATCTGATGTTTGCACTGCCAGGGCAAACCTTGGAGCAGGCAAAGTCCGATGTCGAAACCGCGATTGCCTGCGCACCGCCACATTTATCGCTCTACCATCTGACGCTGGAGCCGAATACCTACTTCGCTAAATTCCCGCCAGTGATACCCGACGATGATCTGAGCGCAGAAATGCAGGATTTGATCCAGGCCAAAATGACGCAAGCTGGTTATGGTAATTACGAAGTCTCTGCCTATGCTAAGCCAGGTAAAGAATCACGTCATAATTTGAATTACTGGAACTTTGGCGACTATCTGGGTATCGGTGCTGGCGCCCATTCCAAACTTTCTTTCCCTCATAAAGTGGTGCGACAAGTCCGTTATAAGCAACCAAAAACCTATATGGAAGAGAGTCTGCGCGGAGCAGCTGTGCAAGAAAGCGTTGAGATACAGCGCC of the Undibacterium sp. 5I1 genome contains:
- a CDS encoding PP2C family serine/threonine-protein phosphatase, whose translation is MRFSVYQESHIGGRKVNQDRMGYSFTRDVILLLLADGMGGHIMGEMAATIAMQTIGNLFQQNAHPMIGRPERFLEDSFFAAHQEIHRYREMHNLPETPRTTIVACLIQNGYAYWAHCGDSRLYWMRQGQILLRTKDHSRLETLIAQGKVDPSERHTHPDRNKLFNCLGAPNAPIVELSRRATLQAGDLLFLCSDGLWSVLPDHMLAQRLNDHTIVRAVPELIRSAVDIAGKQSDNVTALVMMWEGDDKLEDSSIISTNTLPIGSVTTTIQAPPPGEADNAEADAFNEVEIEKAIAEIRNAIHKSSRVTTKP
- the rph gene encoding ribonuclease PH, with product MPQSNRPSGRSANALRPVVINRHFTKHAEGSVLIEFGDTRVICTASIEDKVPGFLKGKGQGWMTAEYGMLPRSTHTRMDREAAKGKQSGRTQEIQRLIGRSLRAAFDLEAFGERTLHIDCDVIQADGGTRTAAITGAMVAAYDAFSKLVERGAIAAVPVKHFVAAISVGVYQGMPVLDLDYPEDSSCDTDMNVVMTDQGQFVEVQGTAEGVAFDRATMDCLLDLAHEGITDLIALQKQVLGLL
- the rdgB gene encoding RdgB/HAM1 family non-canonical purine NTP pyrophosphatase, whose protein sequence is MNAKKIVLASNNQGKLKEFFHILSPLGITLRAQSEFDVPEAEEPYFTFIENALTKARHAAKLTGLPALADDSGICVNALQGAPGVFSARFAGEPKSDQRNNAHLISQLATSNDKSAYYYCVLVYVRSEHDPQPVIADGLWHGEIVAEPKGNNGFGYDPHFWIADLGKTVAELSPEQKSQWSHRGQALRVLLEKLR
- the hemW gene encoding radical SAM family heme chaperone HemW gives rise to the protein MIPIKPIQLLTPKKKTIDLSSVPQDVVSHFLGAGQFNFTSLPPLSLYIHFPWCVKKCPYCDFNSHEVKSSFDEALYLDAVRADLEAALPLIWGRKIYTIFIGGGTPSLMSAAGLDRLMSDVRTLLPIDGAAEITMEANPGTFEAEKFRSYRQSGINRLSIGIQSFNSRHLQSLGRIHDGDEARRAIDIAQRYFDNFNLDLMFALPGQTLEQAKSDVETAIACAPPHLSLYHLTLEPNTYFAKFPPVIPDDDLSAEMQDLIQAKMTQAGYGNYEVSAYAKPGKESRHNLNYWNFGDYLGIGAGAHSKLSFPHKVVRQVRYKQPKTYMEESLRGAAVQESVEIQRHEMGFEFMLNALRLNQGFAVNLFNERTGLLLNDLEKELSIAEQKGLITRDHQYVRPTELGRRFLNDLQTLFLKDQE